The following coding sequences lie in one Thalassoglobus polymorphus genomic window:
- a CDS encoding thiazole synthase, producing MTTPATKLLNQTLVVGSHEFRSRLILGTGKYSTYELMQECLAESEAEVITVAVRRERLIDADGRNILDFIDLDRYTILPNTAGCFNAEDAVRVARLGREILEGLENPGADWVKLEVLGDTKTLLPDPVATLQATEKLVADGFQVLCYTTDDPITAKRLKEAGATSVMPAGSPIGSGQGLLNQNNIRICLEYLKENDADYPVIVDAGVGTASDVAIAMELGCDGVLLNTGIASAGNPLLMASAMRDACRAGRMAAHAGRIPRKLYATASSPETGTISASQ from the coding sequence ATGACAACTCCCGCCACGAAATTGCTCAACCAGACATTAGTTGTTGGCTCTCACGAATTTCGCTCCCGGCTGATTTTGGGTACGGGGAAGTATTCGACATACGAATTGATGCAAGAGTGTCTGGCAGAAAGCGAAGCAGAAGTGATTACCGTAGCAGTTCGGCGAGAAAGGCTGATCGATGCGGACGGTCGTAACATTCTGGATTTCATTGACCTGGACCGATACACCATTCTTCCAAACACAGCTGGCTGCTTTAATGCCGAGGACGCAGTCCGTGTCGCTCGATTAGGCAGAGAGATTCTCGAAGGCCTCGAAAACCCTGGAGCTGACTGGGTGAAACTGGAAGTTCTGGGAGATACGAAAACATTGCTTCCTGATCCTGTTGCCACACTTCAAGCGACAGAAAAATTAGTCGCTGACGGTTTCCAGGTTCTTTGCTACACAACCGATGATCCGATTACTGCAAAACGCCTGAAAGAAGCAGGTGCGACGTCGGTCATGCCAGCTGGCAGTCCTATCGGCAGTGGGCAAGGCTTGCTCAATCAGAATAACATTCGAATCTGTCTCGAATATCTCAAAGAGAACGATGCGGACTATCCTGTGATCGTTGATGCCGGTGTCGGCACCGCCAGCGATGTCGCCATTGCGATGGAACTGGGATGTGACGGAGTCTTGCTGAACACCGGAATCGCCTCAGCTGGAAATCCTCTCCTGATGGCAAGCGCAATGCGAGATGCCTGTCGAGCAGGTCGCATGGCTGCCCATGCAGGTCGAATTCCCAGAAAACTTTACGCAACGGCCTCCAGCCCCGAAACGGGAACTATCTCTGCAAGCCAGTGA
- a CDS encoding MBL fold metallo-hydrolase encodes MSVDESPRMTLLGTATSMGVPMIGCQCPVCTSKNPKDKRLRTSVAVHNGDSTFLIDTGPELRQQLIRESIEMIEAVVYTHGHADHILGLDDLRIFGFKKKEPVPVYCEDAVEETIRRTFSYAFDETVKKSLHSRPMLTFREIGLRPFELCGLTIQPIRLIHGRLPVLGYRINDVAFCTDVSQIPDESWPLLEGLRVLVLGAIHFEPHPTHFNIEGALEVVERLQPQQTFLTHVSHRLGYEETNLQLPDGVELSYDQQVIML; translated from the coding sequence TTGAGCGTTGATGAATCCCCTCGGATGACGCTTCTCGGAACCGCGACCAGTATGGGGGTTCCGATGATTGGTTGTCAGTGTCCGGTTTGCACATCCAAAAACCCGAAAGACAAGCGGCTGCGCACGAGTGTTGCGGTGCATAACGGTGATTCAACTTTTCTGATTGACACCGGTCCGGAACTCAGGCAGCAATTGATTCGTGAATCAATCGAGATGATTGAAGCAGTCGTTTATACGCATGGTCATGCCGACCACATTCTCGGCTTAGACGACCTGCGTATCTTCGGGTTTAAGAAAAAAGAGCCGGTACCCGTCTATTGTGAAGATGCTGTCGAAGAAACGATTCGCCGCACGTTCTCTTACGCCTTTGATGAGACTGTCAAGAAGTCGTTGCATTCAAGGCCGATGCTCACATTCCGTGAGATCGGCCTGAGGCCTTTCGAACTCTGTGGATTAACCATCCAGCCGATTCGATTAATTCACGGCCGACTTCCCGTGCTGGGGTATCGAATCAACGATGTCGCTTTCTGCACGGACGTTAGTCAGATTCCGGATGAAAGCTGGCCGCTGCTCGAAGGATTACGAGTCCTCGTTCTTGGGGCAATCCATTTTGAACCACACCCGACTCATTTCAACATTGAAGGAGCGCTCGAAGTGGTCGAGCGGCTTCAGCCTCAGCAAACTTTTTTGACCCACGTTTCCCACCGCTTAGGATACGAAGAAACGAACCTGCAGCTGCCGGACGGCGTTGAACTCTCTTACGATCAACAAGTGATCATGCTGTAA
- a CDS encoding DUF1444 family protein, with amino-acid sequence MDSAPEHWSTLVGPSNWFHLHHPPQWETEERQGTIALRPPETEALVAINTVWLGDEKEGELPRLENIVEQFPESRNVTVSEDEQIGADETVKGDAILDPSRKWWAKLLAPGEWRSWTIWSFRRDRLLVVITLLHTSERDPELESIVRMILMSMELCEEPADPPEVFAQNALELARSKFPLLTVNLAGEFQIQIETSRLNLGNFYRAYIREPDQFEKILLPAFSTAVQVQGWGEDETSPPLEIVRDRLMPMLYPEELWKEKFTNIVGTPWVGGLVILYVVDEANAYWYIRDELLDHWSLTQDELHQMAIENLRSYFEKEPMEMAVATSEEGDPRMMMPNQPDTYNSARLLCDSFRARMREAVQSDLVVGAPGRDFFIAISIKAPEMLPEIRQQVERDFENTDHPLTKRLLLLTADGVSELVEEVD; translated from the coding sequence ATGGATTCTGCTCCGGAACATTGGTCAACATTAGTTGGTCCCTCGAACTGGTTCCATCTTCACCACCCACCACAGTGGGAAACTGAAGAGCGTCAGGGGACTATTGCGTTGCGTCCTCCAGAGACTGAGGCGCTCGTGGCGATCAATACTGTTTGGCTCGGCGACGAGAAAGAGGGAGAGCTTCCTCGCTTAGAAAATATTGTCGAGCAGTTTCCAGAATCTCGAAACGTCACGGTTTCCGAAGATGAGCAAATTGGAGCAGATGAGACCGTCAAGGGCGATGCAATCCTTGACCCGTCACGAAAATGGTGGGCCAAGCTCCTTGCTCCTGGAGAATGGCGGAGTTGGACAATCTGGTCGTTTCGCCGAGATCGATTGCTGGTGGTCATCACCCTTTTGCATACTTCGGAACGGGATCCGGAACTGGAATCAATCGTACGAATGATCCTCATGAGCATGGAACTGTGTGAAGAGCCTGCAGATCCACCAGAAGTCTTTGCTCAGAATGCTTTGGAGCTGGCACGCTCTAAATTCCCTTTGTTGACGGTGAATCTGGCAGGGGAGTTTCAAATTCAAATTGAGACTTCCCGACTCAACCTCGGGAATTTCTACCGCGCCTACATTCGCGAACCGGATCAGTTTGAAAAGATTTTGCTGCCAGCGTTTTCAACAGCTGTCCAGGTTCAAGGGTGGGGGGAAGACGAAACTTCTCCGCCACTCGAAATTGTGCGTGACCGACTCATGCCGATGCTCTATCCAGAAGAGCTTTGGAAGGAGAAATTTACTAATATCGTAGGGACTCCCTGGGTCGGCGGGTTAGTGATTTTGTATGTGGTCGACGAAGCTAACGCCTATTGGTACATCCGCGATGAACTGCTCGATCACTGGTCTTTGACGCAAGATGAATTGCATCAAATGGCAATTGAGAACTTGAGAAGTTACTTCGAAAAAGAACCGATGGAAATGGCGGTGGCGACCTCAGAAGAGGGAGACCCTCGGATGATGATGCCCAATCAGCCGGACACCTATAATTCCGCTCGACTTCTCTGCGATTCCTTTCGAGCACGGATGCGCGAGGCAGTCCAGAGCGATTTGGTCGTCGGAGCACCCGGACGCGACTTTTTTATTGCGATATCGATCAAGGCCCCTGAAATGCTTCCTGAAATTCGACAACAGGTCGAGCGAGATTTTGAGAACACTGATCATCCGCTCACGAAACGTCTTCTCTTGCTGACGGCCGATGGTGTTTCAGAATTAGTGGAGGAGGTCGATTGA
- a CDS encoding DUF1844 domain-containing protein, which translates to MSDGNESEKPQIEVVGDDDWKDRVKAEDAKRDAESQQKPAAPDAAESDGEQELDLNNLPPATFSMLVQMFSTQAMVALGVIPDPSGNQNQQLPLAKHFIDLLGVLEEKCKGNLTDDEAELLKQSAHELRMAYMQLSSNIA; encoded by the coding sequence ATGTCTGACGGGAATGAATCGGAGAAACCGCAAATCGAAGTCGTTGGTGATGACGATTGGAAAGATCGAGTGAAGGCAGAGGACGCCAAGCGTGACGCCGAGAGTCAGCAAAAACCAGCTGCACCTGACGCCGCCGAATCTGATGGTGAGCAAGAACTGGATCTCAACAATTTACCTCCGGCTACCTTCTCAATGCTCGTGCAGATGTTTTCAACTCAGGCCATGGTGGCGCTTGGGGTGATTCCAGATCCGAGTGGGAATCAAAATCAACAACTCCCCTTGGCGAAGCACTTCATCGATCTTCTCGGTGTGCTTGAAGAAAAATGCAAAGGCAATTTAACAGACGACGAAGCTGAGTTGCTCAAGCAGTCTGCGCATGAATTGCGAATGGCCTACATGCAGCTGTCGTCGAATATCGCTTAA